From the genome of Hymenobacter cellulosilyticus, one region includes:
- a CDS encoding DUF4175 family protein, whose amino-acid sequence MLYPGAAGHRCGSAGLGRVAVLARTGHFESCCPGSECGPAFSGSARQSRYARRAAHHRNPDSDCPPAYTRRPGFTAAEPSFRCPQNSRVQWTVRVSRAGGLPQLEVGGRRLRFQPVAGQPLTFTITHVFTTSTLYRIRFAGQVSDDYAVEVQPDRGPGIQIRTPKPYTLVEFGQKPQVSVQVALSDDYGLTRARLVATVAQGQGEAVKFREVATDLSGSLRNQPTQASLTHLLKLPELGLTYGDEVYFYVQAWDNNRHSTRSDSYLVQWEDTTVDDSGSDMAMGVNVVPAYFRSQRQVIIDTEKLLAERKQLDASTFTTRANDLGHDQKVLRLRYGKFLGEEFEESFGQSATRPPVAESDDDHADEAPHTEGEEAGHDHEHTPPQLPVPRSLPSRKPCSTPTCTTTTTLKQPTFWNRP is encoded by the coding sequence ATCCTTTACCCCGGCGCTGCTGGTCACCGCTGCGGCTCTGCTGGCCTTGGTCGGGTTGCGGTTCTGGCCCGCACCGGCCACTTTGAAAGCTGCTGCCCCGGGTCCGAATGTGGCCCTGCATTTTCCGGCTCAGCCAGGCAAAGCCGCTACGCCCGCCGCGCCGCGCATCACCGAAACCCGGATTCAGATTGCCCGCCCGCCTACACCCGCCGCCCGGGCTTTACTGCCGCCGAGCCCTCGTTTCGCTGTCCGCAGAACTCTCGCGTGCAGTGGACCGTGCGCGTATCGCGGGCCGGGGGCCTGCCCCAGCTCGAAGTCGGGGGCCGGCGGCTGCGGTTTCAGCCGGTAGCTGGTCAGCCCCTGACCTTTACGATAACGCACGTGTTTACCACTTCCACCCTGTACCGCATCCGTTTTGCCGGCCAGGTATCCGATGATTACGCGGTGGAAGTGCAGCCTGACCGGGGCCCTGGCATCCAGATTCGCACTCCTAAACCGTACACCCTCGTTGAGTTTGGCCAAAAGCCCCAGGTCAGCGTGCAGGTGGCGCTTAGCGACGATTACGGCCTGACCCGGGCCCGCCTGGTAGCCACCGTGGCGCAGGGCCAGGGCGAAGCCGTGAAGTTCCGGGAAGTTGCCACCGACCTGAGCGGCAGCCTGCGTAACCAGCCTACTCAGGCCAGTCTCACGCACCTACTGAAGCTACCGGAACTGGGCCTCACCTACGGCGACGAGGTATACTTCTACGTGCAGGCCTGGGACAACAACCGCCACAGCACCCGTTCCGACTCGTACCTGGTGCAGTGGGAAGACACAACCGTGGACGATTCCGGCTCGGATATGGCCATGGGCGTCAACGTGGTACCAGCTTATTTCCGCAGTCAGCGCCAAGTGATTATTGATACCGAGAAGCTGCTGGCCGAGAGGAAACAGCTCGACGCCAGCACTTTTACCACCCGAGCCAACGACCTGGGCCACGACCAGAAAGTACTCCGGCTGCGCTACGGCAAGTTTTTGGGCGAGGAATTTGAGGAAAGCTTCGGCCAAAGCGCCACCCGCCCGCCCGTAGCCGAATCCGATGACGACCACGCCGACGAAGCGCCCCACACCGAGGGCGAAGAAGCCGGCCATGACCACGAACACACCCCGCCCCAGCTGCCGGTGCCTCGGTCCTTGCCGAGTCGGAAGCCCTGCTCGACCCCTACGTGCACCACCACGACGACTCTGAAACAGCCGACTTTCTGGAACCGGCCGTGA